From Dietzia sp. ANT_WB102, a single genomic window includes:
- a CDS encoding glycosyltransferase family 4 protein codes for MARIAYLLTQDRGGPVDVTTRLARAVADLGEHTVGVFGPLPARGGETVRDIHHLIDVPRKGDLRSLGRARAALRRWQPTIVHAQDRRAGLVVAGMQWLPGGPRAVLQTYHGVPDDVTEPWFRGERGAAGPSRYTRVVLAGDAATAAASTRTVVPATAMGEFLHRRLRIPADRIVHLDNGVVLPEATPPVGPVRRLLFVGLLVERKGLIDLLTALARPGVLRDGVTLTVVGDGPARPESERLAASLTLAGRVEFLGYRTDVPDLLASHDALVLPSRMEQQPLVVAEAMGAGKPVLATDTGGVAEMLDVPGYKYLARPDDVDSLETALIRLFTDPEPGCVGRALADRARRLYSVERSAAAHLDFYATLI; via the coding sequence ATGGCACGCATCGCCTATCTGCTGACGCAGGATCGGGGTGGTCCCGTCGACGTGACAACTCGACTCGCCCGCGCGGTCGCCGACCTCGGTGAGCACACGGTCGGTGTCTTCGGTCCCCTACCTGCCCGCGGCGGCGAGACGGTACGCGACATCCATCATTTGATCGATGTCCCCCGAAAGGGCGACCTGCGATCGCTGGGCCGGGCCAGGGCAGCCCTCCGCCGCTGGCAGCCGACGATAGTGCACGCCCAGGACCGACGCGCCGGACTGGTCGTCGCGGGAATGCAGTGGCTCCCCGGCGGGCCCCGGGCTGTGCTCCAGACCTATCACGGAGTCCCGGACGACGTGACGGAGCCGTGGTTCCGTGGTGAGCGCGGCGCCGCCGGACCGTCCCGCTATACGCGAGTGGTCCTCGCCGGAGACGCCGCGACAGCCGCCGCGTCGACCCGCACGGTCGTCCCGGCCACCGCGATGGGCGAATTCCTCCACCGGCGGTTACGAATTCCCGCCGATCGGATCGTCCACCTCGACAACGGGGTCGTTTTGCCGGAGGCCACTCCCCCGGTCGGGCCGGTGCGGCGCCTGCTCTTTGTCGGGCTGCTCGTGGAGCGCAAAGGCCTGATCGATCTGCTCACCGCACTGGCGCGTCCGGGTGTGCTACGCGACGGGGTAACTCTGACCGTGGTCGGGGACGGCCCGGCCCGTCCAGAATCCGAACGCCTCGCTGCAAGCCTCACCCTGGCCGGGCGGGTCGAGTTCCTCGGCTATCGAACCGACGTCCCCGACCTCCTGGCGTCACACGACGCACTCGTGCTGCCCTCTCGAATGGAGCAGCAGCCACTGGTGGTGGCCGAGGCGATGGGCGCCGGCAAGCCGGTTCTCGCCACCGACACGGGGGGTGTCGCCGAAATGCTCGACGTCCCTGGATATAAGTACCTCGCCCGGCCCGACGACGTCGATTCACTCGAGACCGCGCTCATCAGACTGTTCACCGATCCCGAGCCCGGATGCGTCGGACGCGCACTGGCGGACCGGGCGCGACGTCTTTACTCGGTCGAGCGGTCCGCCGCAGCGCACCTTGACTTCTACGCGACACTCATCTGA
- a CDS encoding glycosyltransferase family 4 protein — MSQPVDGGVAAVVDTLAMDQAARGWDVHVATGGAGRLPEGLADGGVSVHRWDATRSPGASTPGEIIRLATLIRSIRPDLIHLHSSKAGLAGRLAVRGESPTIFQPHLWSFQADDGAASRPALLWERFSARWADAIVCVSDDERDHGTREGISGRLVVIPNGVDTSRILPGDRTLARRELGLPPGPLAVCVARLSPLKGHDYLLRSWPAVLREVPDARLAIVGDGPLREQLFSEHPIAADPSVLWVGDSTNPSLYMCAAEVVVTPSRAEGMALVPLEAMASGRPLVAFAGGGMRESIGDAGTVLDVGDTSGLAREIIARLTDGELSAREGRLGRKRAVSRFDSRRVAHDMSALVIELIGRC, encoded by the coding sequence GTGTCACAGCCGGTGGACGGTGGGGTGGCCGCCGTCGTCGACACGCTCGCCATGGACCAGGCAGCCCGCGGTTGGGACGTACACGTCGCCACCGGGGGCGCAGGTCGACTGCCCGAGGGCTTGGCCGATGGCGGGGTGTCAGTGCACCGCTGGGACGCCACCCGGTCCCCAGGCGCCTCCACGCCCGGCGAAATCATTCGACTGGCGACCCTGATCCGCTCAATACGACCAGACCTCATCCACCTGCACAGTTCGAAGGCTGGTCTGGCGGGGCGGCTTGCGGTCCGGGGCGAGTCTCCCACTATTTTCCAGCCCCACCTCTGGTCCTTCCAAGCCGATGACGGGGCCGCATCCCGGCCGGCTCTGCTGTGGGAGAGGTTCTCCGCCCGGTGGGCTGACGCCATCGTGTGCGTGAGTGACGACGAGAGAGACCACGGCACCCGGGAAGGGATCAGCGGGCGGCTCGTGGTGATACCGAACGGCGTCGACACCAGCCGGATCCTTCCCGGTGATCGGACCCTCGCGCGCCGCGAACTGGGGCTGCCGCCCGGACCACTCGCAGTATGCGTGGCACGACTGTCACCCCTCAAGGGGCACGACTACCTCCTGCGCTCCTGGCCCGCGGTGCTGCGTGAAGTGCCCGACGCACGACTCGCGATAGTCGGGGACGGACCACTACGTGAGCAGCTGTTCTCTGAACACCCGATCGCCGCGGACCCCTCCGTCTTGTGGGTCGGCGACAGCACGAACCCATCCCTCTACATGTGTGCAGCAGAGGTGGTCGTCACACCGTCCCGGGCCGAGGGGATGGCGCTTGTTCCTCTCGAGGCCATGGCAAGCGGAAGACCGCTTGTGGCGTTCGCCGGGGGTGGCATGCGCGAGAGCATCGGTGACGCGGGCACCGTCCTGGACGTCGGTGACACCTCAGGTCTCGCCCGGGAAATCATCGCACGCCTGACCGACGGTGAGCTCTCCGCTCGGGAGGGGCGGCTCGGCAGGAAGCGCGCGGTGTCCCGGTTCGACTCGCGCCGTGTAGCCCACGACATGTCCGCGCTGGTGATCGAATTGATCGGTCGATGCTGA
- a CDS encoding oligosaccharide flippase family protein: protein MTQTTAATDSLGARAARGSLWLGLVNFASKGSQMAVTIVLALFLTEADLGLVTVAVSLVNIGQVIQTMGVYDVIARTRGDEKAMAGTVLVMSVSVGLVMAVGGVALCVPIAQLVGAPGSAPLIAIVAVGLPFTAVGGVQMALMHRELDFRRRMAPDAGSALLGAVVTIALALAGAGPYSLAVGMLVTAILQPLFGYAVGSRVRLRWDTAVAGEALGWIKVVGPAAVVSYVLISIDYPIISRILGPDAVGVYSLAFRIAWVPYIMVAVVLGAVAFPVFTTLVRANRRHELGAAAGRFTHASLLIVGGLYVIAALMADSIALLGEHWAAAAPVLVVLCGYGVIISVLVIWYEVLRAADWLRVYLLLEISHLVIATTLLITLTGRGVVAAAWAQLIAASVLLVPTYLVMRRAGVAPGLIAVGRAVLGLSIPVLGCVAAASGLRAVGLGRTVSWADAVVEVIVLVAVFSFLTWAANRTVLGDLRGLRRGDSYREGVNR from the coding sequence ATGACACAAACCACCGCCGCCACCGACTCACTCGGTGCCAGGGCCGCCCGGGGCTCACTCTGGCTGGGGCTTGTCAACTTCGCCAGCAAGGGCAGTCAGATGGCGGTCACCATCGTGCTCGCATTGTTCCTCACCGAGGCCGACCTCGGCCTCGTTACGGTCGCGGTGTCGCTGGTCAACATCGGGCAAGTCATCCAGACGATGGGCGTCTACGACGTCATCGCCCGTACCCGCGGCGACGAGAAGGCGATGGCGGGCACGGTCCTCGTCATGTCGGTGTCGGTCGGACTGGTCATGGCGGTCGGGGGTGTCGCGTTGTGCGTCCCGATCGCGCAGCTCGTGGGCGCGCCCGGTTCCGCCCCGCTGATCGCCATCGTGGCGGTGGGTCTGCCGTTCACCGCAGTCGGCGGGGTGCAGATGGCGCTCATGCACCGCGAACTCGATTTCCGTCGGCGGATGGCCCCGGACGCCGGCAGCGCCCTGTTGGGCGCGGTCGTGACTATCGCTCTCGCTTTAGCGGGAGCGGGGCCCTACTCACTCGCCGTCGGGATGCTCGTCACCGCGATCCTCCAGCCGCTGTTTGGGTACGCGGTCGGCAGTCGAGTCCGGCTCCGGTGGGACACCGCGGTGGCCGGCGAGGCGCTCGGGTGGATCAAGGTGGTCGGACCTGCCGCCGTGGTGTCGTATGTGCTCATCAGCATCGATTACCCGATCATCTCCAGAATTCTTGGACCAGATGCCGTCGGTGTCTATTCGCTCGCGTTCCGGATCGCGTGGGTTCCCTACATCATGGTGGCCGTCGTGCTCGGAGCAGTCGCGTTCCCCGTCTTCACCACGCTGGTGCGCGCGAACCGCCGCCACGAGCTCGGTGCCGCTGCCGGCCGGTTCACTCATGCGAGCCTGTTGATCGTCGGGGGTTTGTACGTGATCGCGGCCCTGATGGCCGACAGCATCGCCCTCCTCGGCGAGCATTGGGCGGCGGCGGCGCCGGTATTGGTCGTGCTCTGCGGCTACGGCGTGATCATCAGCGTCCTGGTGATCTGGTACGAGGTGCTCCGGGCCGCCGACTGGCTCCGCGTCTACCTGTTGCTGGAGATCTCACACCTCGTCATCGCCACGACGCTTCTCATCACCCTCACGGGGCGGGGTGTGGTCGCCGCGGCCTGGGCCCAGTTGATCGCCGCGAGTGTGCTTCTCGTGCCGACGTACCTCGTGATGCGTCGGGCAGGGGTGGCGCCGGGACTGATCGCCGTGGGTCGAGCCGTGCTCGGTCTGTCGATCCCCGTGCTCGGATGCGTCGCCGCCGCCTCAGGACTGCGGGCCGTGGGACTGGGGCGGACCGTCTCCTGGGCTGACGCCGTCGTCGAAGTGATCGTCCTCGTCGCGGTGTTCAGCTTCCTCACGTGGGCGGCGAACCGCACCGTCTTGGGGGATCTCCGCGGGCTGCGCCGCGGCGACTCGTACCGAGAGGGAGTCAACCGATGA
- a CDS encoding glycosyltransferase has protein sequence MRIVHSINEMGIGGAESLVVELMDRGSDLGWTSAVASSGGVRANELAARGHPHFHVPLATRSLSSVLRSRRAVRAVLDEFRPDVVIAHNVLTSVVVRLARPGVPVLAVFHGVAEDDYRLAARALRYSADAVVAVAGVIADRLSAAGGGRPTPRVIRNAVTPPDGLDRDAARLRLGISPDRPVALCLARLESQKRHDVLIDAWRLLDTNALLLVAGDGSLRSELQTRAADLGDRVRFLGPRSDVPDLLAATDVTVLTSDWEGLPISVLESLAAGRPVVASDVDGLREVLGTGGGRLVPRDDPERAATALHELLFDTTARSQAAQRGLATIAESYAPDDMMHSYDDLLRSLLTRRNSR, from the coding sequence ATGCGAATAGTGCACTCCATCAACGAGATGGGCATCGGTGGGGCCGAATCGTTGGTCGTCGAGCTCATGGACAGGGGTTCGGATCTCGGCTGGACTTCGGCGGTGGCGTCATCCGGAGGGGTACGCGCCAACGAGCTCGCCGCTCGCGGTCATCCGCACTTCCACGTCCCCCTAGCCACCAGGTCGCTCTCGTCGGTCCTCCGTTCCCGTAGAGCGGTCCGTGCCGTTCTCGATGAGTTTCGGCCCGATGTCGTGATCGCCCACAATGTCCTGACGAGCGTAGTAGTTCGGCTCGCCCGGCCCGGAGTGCCGGTTCTCGCGGTGTTCCACGGTGTCGCGGAGGATGACTACCGGTTGGCCGCGCGCGCCCTGAGGTACAGCGCAGATGCGGTGGTGGCCGTCGCCGGGGTCATCGCAGATCGTCTCAGCGCGGCCGGGGGCGGTCGGCCGACACCTCGGGTGATACGCAACGCGGTGACCCCGCCCGACGGCTTAGACCGCGACGCTGCCCGCCTCCGGCTCGGAATTTCACCCGACCGGCCGGTGGCCCTCTGCCTGGCCCGTCTCGAGTCGCAGAAGAGGCACGATGTGCTCATCGACGCGTGGCGCCTCCTCGACACGAACGCCCTGCTCCTCGTCGCAGGCGATGGATCACTGCGGTCCGAACTGCAGACGCGGGCCGCTGACCTGGGCGACCGCGTGCGTTTCCTCGGGCCGCGCTCTGATGTCCCGGACCTCCTCGCTGCCACTGACGTCACGGTTCTGACCAGTGACTGGGAGGGCCTGCCCATCTCAGTACTCGAGTCCCTCGCCGCAGGGCGTCCGGTCGTCGCGTCAGACGTCGACGGACTCCGCGAGGTGCTGGGAACCGGAGGAGGTCGTCTAGTTCCCAGGGACGACCCGGAGCGAGCAGCCACGGCTCTACACGAACTGCTCTTCGACACCACCGCGCGCAGTCAAGCGGCCCAACGCGGGCTCGCGACCATCGCGGAATCCTACGCCCCTGACGACATGATGCATTCCTACGACGATCTCCTGAGGTCACTGCTCACCCGAAGGAATTCCCGATGA
- a CDS encoding O-antigen ligase — MPHTRQVLWPRLRADVAGIDVLVPDPPSREGAGSDRVRIRTRSLRAAELLVVVAAVLTVGAAPVEGTLIALHPHAAKLPAILLVGSWMLLRFGFRTRFNLHPAHILLAALAATVLASSALNLSGPFTLQYTIRWIPFLAITTILIDVLYRELRVRIVLAASVVGAAVAGSGALISVIVSGERRATGPLEDPNDLAYVLVAALPLVVALDKGGRWWGVARVALVAVLALGAAATFSRGGAIAAVVAMLWLLARGAVSVRTMVFAGAVVLVTAVTVAALAASTFVAALGEKQYIAGSNVDSRLIRWQAAARMLAEHPVLGVGPGGFRAEYVNASGLAEIAEQTPVTHNMYLEVGAELGAVGLLLFVALIFTALVCSELALRAGADRRTSVAIQASLLAIIVASIFLSEQYYISLWSTVAAACALYLRHPAAARG, encoded by the coding sequence GTGCCACATACGCGTCAGGTTCTCTGGCCGCGTCTGCGGGCGGACGTGGCCGGGATCGATGTCCTCGTGCCCGACCCGCCGTCCCGAGAAGGCGCGGGGAGCGACCGCGTCCGCATCCGAACCCGGTCGCTCCGTGCAGCCGAGTTGCTGGTTGTCGTGGCCGCGGTGCTCACCGTGGGCGCGGCGCCAGTCGAGGGCACACTGATCGCCTTGCATCCTCACGCTGCCAAGCTCCCGGCCATCCTGCTCGTTGGGTCCTGGATGCTCCTCAGGTTTGGCTTCCGGACACGGTTCAACCTCCACCCCGCCCACATTCTGCTCGCAGCGCTCGCCGCGACTGTTCTGGCCAGTTCGGCGCTCAACCTCTCCGGACCGTTCACCCTCCAGTACACGATCCGGTGGATCCCGTTCCTCGCGATCACCACCATCCTCATTGACGTCCTCTACCGAGAACTCAGGGTGCGAATAGTCCTGGCGGCGTCTGTGGTGGGGGCAGCAGTCGCGGGAAGCGGGGCCCTGATCAGCGTCATCGTGTCTGGTGAGCGACGTGCCACGGGGCCGCTCGAGGATCCAAACGACCTCGCCTACGTCCTGGTCGCAGCGCTGCCGCTGGTAGTCGCACTGGACAAAGGCGGCCGGTGGTGGGGAGTGGCACGGGTCGCGCTTGTCGCCGTGCTCGCGCTGGGGGCGGCCGCGACCTTCTCGCGGGGCGGTGCGATAGCCGCGGTGGTCGCCATGCTCTGGCTTCTCGCTCGTGGAGCCGTGTCGGTGCGCACAATGGTGTTCGCTGGCGCAGTGGTCCTGGTGACGGCGGTGACGGTGGCCGCCCTCGCCGCGTCGACATTCGTCGCGGCTCTCGGCGAGAAGCAGTACATCGCCGGCTCGAACGTCGATTCCAGGCTGATCCGTTGGCAGGCAGCAGCACGGATGCTCGCCGAGCACCCCGTGCTCGGCGTGGGGCCGGGTGGCTTCCGCGCCGAGTACGTCAACGCCTCCGGTCTCGCCGAGATCGCAGAACAGACTCCGGTGACGCACAACATGTACCTGGAGGTCGGAGCCGAGCTCGGGGCCGTCGGACTACTGCTTTTCGTCGCACTGATCTTCACCGCGCTGGTCTGCTCGGAACTCGCTCTGCGAGCCGGGGCGGACAGGCGAACGTCGGTGGCGATCCAGGCGAGCCTGCTGGCCATTATCGTCGCCTCGATATTTCTGTCCGAGCAGTACTACATCTCCCTGTGGTCGACGGTCGCCGCCGCGTGCGCCCTGTACCTGCGCCACCCCGCTGCGGCGAGAGGTTGA
- a CDS encoding glycosyltransferase: MVARLTPASVRPRPRVSIVIPCFNYARFLDAAIDSALDQPEVDLEVIVADNCSTDDSLDVARRRAAADGRIRVATQPYNKPYLQNYNEALASASGEFVTVLDADDLLSPGSITRSVALLQARRDLGFVYGYCRPFEDSPPELRLGRTRWTVWDGTEWLGRFMRMGRNVILSPEVLLRRSVLEAAGWFDTDFPVGADMLLWMRCAILGGVGRVDGPDQAFYRIHGANMHYEESAGQLLYDLRSRARVFEHFLDHDAQHLPETDRWRAHYRRALADYAIRNASQAFDSGTDAGSQIGIESAALAEECLPDIVGERRWTQLMRRRDGDYPQWRQRIAVTARGARHRGAMLLRRHLER; this comes from the coding sequence ATGGTTGCCCGTCTGACCCCAGCTTCCGTTCGCCCCCGACCCCGGGTCTCGATCGTCATTCCATGCTTCAACTACGCCCGATTCCTCGATGCAGCGATCGACAGCGCCCTAGACCAGCCCGAGGTCGACCTGGAGGTCATCGTCGCAGACAACTGCTCGACGGACGATAGCCTCGACGTCGCTCGGCGCCGCGCTGCCGCCGACGGTCGCATCCGTGTGGCGACCCAGCCGTACAACAAGCCGTACCTGCAGAACTACAACGAGGCGTTGGCGTCGGCCTCAGGAGAGTTCGTCACGGTGCTCGATGCAGATGACCTTCTCTCACCGGGCTCCATCACCCGATCCGTGGCCTTGCTACAGGCACGCCGTGATCTCGGCTTTGTCTACGGCTACTGCAGACCGTTTGAGGACTCGCCCCCGGAGCTGCGACTCGGACGCACCCGCTGGACTGTCTGGGACGGAACGGAATGGTTGGGCCGCTTCATGCGGATGGGACGCAACGTCATCCTCAGCCCGGAAGTCCTGCTGAGACGATCAGTTCTCGAGGCCGCGGGATGGTTCGACACCGACTTCCCGGTGGGGGCCGACATGCTCCTCTGGATGCGCTGCGCGATCCTCGGCGGGGTAGGGCGGGTTGACGGGCCGGACCAGGCTTTCTATCGGATCCATGGTGCGAACATGCACTACGAGGAGAGCGCGGGCCAACTTCTTTACGACCTGCGGTCCCGGGCTCGGGTGTTTGAGCACTTCCTCGACCACGATGCGCAGCACCTGCCGGAAACGGACCGTTGGCGCGCACACTATCGACGCGCCCTCGCCGACTATGCGATCCGTAACGCGAGTCAGGCGTTCGATAGTGGAACGGACGCGGGGAGTCAGATAGGTATCGAGTCTGCAGCCCTCGCTGAAGAATGCTTGCCGGATATCGTGGGGGAGCGGCGTTGGACGCAGCTCATGAGACGACGGGACGGCGACTATCCGCAATGGCGTCAGCGCATCGCGGTCACGGCCAGAGGAGCTCGTCACCGTGGCGCAATGCTGTTGCGGAGGCACCTCGAGAGATGA
- a CDS encoding arylsulfatase — MTSSSATRPNFLVVVVDDMGYSDCQPFGGEISTPNLQRLAESGARFRGFHTSSLCAPTRAMLLSGCDNHQAGLGVMQPLHAGNQYMQPGYEGFLNHSVPTMAELLRDAGYHTYLAGKWHVGITDDTRPAARGFDRSFAFLGGGASHFNDARPLSSYEGKQTMYAEDDRFCTDELHDDFYTSTAFVDQMIGYLRDQDDDQPFLAYLAFTAPHDPLQVPEADLDRYAGRYDGGYEAIKRERMERMKQIGLIASDLEVNPGSGLFPTWEELSEDARRSEARKMEIYAAMIDRMDHELGRVLDELDRLGKREDTVVFFLSDNGANPKQPEFYPPNTIETIEAEFDNTLENMGRIGSFVSIGGAWAEVADTPLSYFKTTTYEGGTQTPLIVAGGPVTREGVVTDELLHVADILPTMLDMAGVRRPTEIDGKSVPPLYGRSLAPMLTEQTLQPVRTGMDALCFEMLECRSVLCGDWKLLWMAPPYGKGDRWKLFNLAEDPRELVDLADWYPKKVAQLEGQWQAYAEYVGYIESDGTSAATELGIDRFFEFRLGDD; from the coding sequence ATGACTAGTAGTTCCGCTACCAGACCGAATTTTCTGGTCGTCGTCGTCGATGACATGGGGTACTCCGACTGCCAGCCCTTCGGCGGCGAGATCTCCACCCCGAATCTTCAACGACTAGCCGAGTCAGGCGCCCGTTTCCGCGGCTTCCACACGAGTTCGCTGTGCGCACCTACACGGGCGATGCTGCTCTCTGGATGCGACAATCATCAGGCGGGCCTGGGGGTCATGCAGCCGCTGCACGCTGGGAACCAGTACATGCAGCCTGGTTACGAGGGCTTCCTCAACCACTCCGTACCGACGATGGCCGAACTCCTGCGTGACGCCGGTTATCACACCTATCTCGCCGGGAAGTGGCACGTCGGGATCACAGACGACACCCGGCCGGCCGCGCGGGGGTTCGATCGCAGCTTCGCGTTCCTCGGCGGCGGTGCCAGCCACTTCAACGACGCCCGCCCACTGAGCTCCTACGAGGGCAAGCAGACCATGTACGCCGAGGACGATCGCTTCTGCACCGATGAGCTGCATGACGACTTCTACACCTCCACGGCGTTCGTCGACCAGATGATCGGTTATCTGCGCGATCAGGACGACGACCAGCCCTTTCTGGCCTATCTCGCTTTTACCGCGCCCCATGATCCGCTCCAGGTGCCCGAGGCGGATCTCGACCGCTACGCGGGACGCTATGACGGGGGATACGAAGCGATCAAGCGAGAGCGCATGGAGCGGATGAAGCAGATCGGGTTGATCGCCTCCGATTTGGAAGTGAACCCGGGCAGCGGTCTGTTCCCGACATGGGAGGAACTGTCTGAGGACGCCAGGCGCAGCGAGGCCCGCAAGATGGAGATCTATGCGGCGATGATCGACCGGATGGACCACGAACTGGGTCGCGTCCTCGACGAACTCGACAGGCTCGGCAAACGGGAAGACACCGTCGTATTCTTCCTCTCCGACAACGGAGCCAATCCCAAGCAGCCGGAGTTCTACCCGCCCAATACGATCGAGACGATCGAGGCCGAGTTCGACAACACCCTGGAGAACATGGGCAGGATCGGATCGTTCGTCTCCATCGGAGGGGCCTGGGCCGAGGTTGCCGACACCCCTCTGTCCTACTTCAAGACCACCACCTATGAAGGCGGCACCCAGACCCCGTTGATCGTCGCCGGCGGCCCGGTGACACGCGAGGGCGTGGTCACCGATGAACTGCTGCACGTGGCGGACATCCTGCCGACAATGCTCGACATGGCCGGGGTCCGGCGCCCCACCGAGATCGACGGTAAGTCGGTGCCCCCGCTGTATGGGCGGTCGCTGGCCCCGATGCTGACCGAACAGACCCTGCAACCGGTTCGCACAGGGATGGACGCGCTGTGCTTCGAGATGCTCGAATGCCGCTCCGTGTTGTGCGGAGACTGGAAACTGCTGTGGATGGCCCCGCCGTACGGAAAGGGAGACCGGTGGAAGCTGTTCAATTTGGCCGAGGATCCACGCGAGCTGGTCGATCTCGCTGACTGGTACCCGAAGAAGGTCGCACAGCTCGAGGGCCAGTGGCAGGCCTACGCCGAGTACGTCGGGTATATCGAGTCAGACGGCACCTCCGCTGCCACCGAGCTAGGCATTGACCGGTTCTTCGAATTCCGGCTCGGCGACGACTAA
- a CDS encoding bile acid:sodium symporter family protein: MIYEVFRQVSGVLVTVFVVSSLFNVGLTQKPSNFVAHLRNWHFLVRMVLVNLVLVPAVMVLAVTVVDLAPIYEAGLVIFGLSAGAPFLIALTRESNQDKSLAATVMTVLILGTVVIMPILLPRLVEGVIVDVWAIITALLTQLILPMVMGMVIRQFLVPLAAAVQPWVARISSIALYGLLGTIIIGHLPDMSDAGLWKAIATGLVVILISLFIGYMMGDGFSHLKIVGGLATAQRNTAAAMIVASKSFSEPGAIVVVTLVNTLGLVVLMAAARAMSRDAEVLLTPIGADIPERGSK, translated from the coding sequence CAATGTCGGCCTGACGCAGAAGCCATCAAATTTCGTTGCGCACCTTCGGAACTGGCACTTCCTGGTGCGGATGGTACTCGTCAACCTAGTTCTGGTCCCCGCGGTGATGGTGCTGGCGGTGACAGTGGTCGACCTCGCACCGATCTATGAGGCCGGTCTCGTGATCTTCGGATTGTCCGCCGGGGCACCGTTCCTCATCGCACTGACGCGTGAGTCCAACCAGGACAAATCGTTGGCTGCGACTGTCATGACCGTGCTCATTCTGGGCACGGTCGTCATCATGCCCATTCTGCTTCCCCGGTTGGTCGAGGGCGTGATCGTCGACGTCTGGGCAATCATCACCGCGCTACTCACCCAGTTAATCTTGCCGATGGTCATGGGGATGGTGATCCGCCAATTCCTCGTGCCCCTCGCCGCCGCAGTCCAGCCCTGGGTGGCCCGGATCTCGTCGATAGCGCTCTATGGACTTCTCGGCACCATCATCATCGGTCACCTTCCCGACATGTCGGATGCCGGATTGTGGAAGGCGATAGCCACAGGCCTGGTCGTGATCCTCATCTCGCTGTTCATCGGCTACATGATGGGCGACGGATTCAGTCACCTGAAGATAGTCGGCGGCCTGGCCACCGCCCAACGCAACACCGCCGCCGCGATGATCGTCGCCAGTAAGAGCTTCAGCGAACCGGGGGCCATCGTCGTCGTCACCCTCGTCAACACACTCGGGTTGGTCGTCCTAATGGCCGCCGCGCGGGCGATGAGCCGGGACGCCGAGGTCCTGCTCACCCCGATCGGCGCCGATATTCCCGAGCGCGGCTCGAAATAA